A region from the Cyprinus carpio isolate SPL01 chromosome A8, ASM1834038v1, whole genome shotgun sequence genome encodes:
- the LOC109083730 gene encoding glutamate-rich protein 3, which translates to MSHLNQGLISAYNSLADKHLTGYFNNARIRRHLKKVGLITRSGRIVPDKEYKHKLIQRAHQRHVRECLAQAIFHKVLDMERLHQTEIKRKLEEFARRERIYKMKAERTKRYEDEPMLMLSPRPPTRPKVSHAQHSGPEGEHSESTESPSSSRPNTAPGTMQRPVRLKPLNSNSATASLKRTSPRHRPRDRDRDSSNDTDQPLSYTLDRDVKKHLTTTDFSSTVSPYRLPVINNYVTPVPPLTKKNERGPRANGTLRGRKLRPTTAPIAATEPSSLQRTSAQSKVLVSMVYFGKSVHLSHDLMDLRDEVKVFQQHCGGENLCVYKGKLREGEVFQFVSRRHQGFPFSLTFILNGLQVDRLSSCCEFKHRKGSRLGGRHGHFGFCGVEGASPCYKCIIAMGLDKKPTPPQKRMKEELPTSKSPDAKEATDVDEDIETQSNAELDTPQEMETEPNRETRGQKKTKDDYEEDFEADDEGPVEDGDEAEEKLASAATGEEKETETRDENDINEEKSNSDSDDTNMSKVKRSSSVSSGRTSSLSSNDNDNSERDIVEDTKEITTADVPEESLHAEEVLTTAETKPEETEATESSDVTLPQAAVEDSGTQDSPVDGMEKSNLEMSEDTDKKEGTEDEQSGEHAKPEDKPQENQPERGECLHEN; encoded by the exons ATGAGTCATCTGAACCAAGG TCTTATTTCAGCTTACAATAGCTTAGCTGACAAACATCTGACCGGATACTTCAACAATGCAAGAATACGAAGACATCTTAAGAAAGTTGGGCTG ATCACTCGCAGTGGCCGGATTGTTCCTGATAAGGAGTACAAGCACAAGCTGATCCAGCGAGCGCATCAGAGACATGTGAGGGAGTGTCTCGCTCAGGCCATTTTTCACAAGGTGCTAGACATGGAG CGCCTTCATCAAACTGAGATCAAGAGAAAACTTGAGGAATTTGCACGGAGGGAACGAATCTACAAAATGaag GCTGAGCGCACCAAGAGATATGAAGATGAACCAATGCTAATGCTGTCACCTCGGCCACCCACAAGGCCAAAGGTCTCACACGCACAGCATTCTGGGCCAGAGGGAGAGCATTCTGAGTCAACAGAATCT CCGAGTTCCTCCAGGCCAAACACGGCTCCAGGAACGATGCAGAGGCCTGTTCGACTCAAACCCCTGAACAGCAATAGTGCCACGGCCTCTCTGAAGAGAACCTCCCCTCGACACAGACCCCGGGACCGGGACCGGGACTCCTCCAATGACACCGATCAGCCCCTCAGTTATACG TTGGACAGAGATGTCAAGAAACATCTGACCACGACAGACTTCTCTAGCACTGTCTCGCCCTACCGTCTTCCTGTCATTAACAACTATGTGACCCCCGTGCCGCCCCTCACAAAGAAGAATGAAAGAGGGCCGAGAGCGAACGGCACACTCAGGGGTCGAAAGTTAAGACCCACTACGGCACCGATAGCTGCTACAGAG CCATCTTCTCTCCAGAGGACTTCAGCCCAGAGTAAAGTGTTAGTAAGCATGGTGTACTTTGGGAAGAGTGTTCACCTGTCCCATGATCTGATGGACCTCAGAGACGAGGTGAAGGTCTTTCAGCAGCACTGTGGAGGAGAGAACCTGTGTGTCTACAAAGGGAAGCTGAGAGAGGGAG AAGTGTTCCAGTTTGTGTCAAGACGTCACCAAGGATTTCCCTTCAGTCTTACATTCATCCTGAATGGCCTGCAAGTGGATCGGCTCAGCTCCTGCTGTGAGTTTAAACACAGGAAAGGCTCTCGGCTGGGGGGCAGACACGGACACTTCGGATTTTGCGGTGTGGAGGGAGCCTCTCCATGCtacaa GTGTATTATTGCCATGGGCTTGGACAAAAAACCCACCCCTCctcaaaaaagaatgaaagaggaGCTGCCAACCTCTAAATCCCCTGATGCTAAGGAGGCCACAGATGTAGATGAGGACATAGAGACACAGTCTAATGCAGAGCTGGACACGCCTCAGGAAATGGAGACAGAACCTAATCGAGAAACAAGAGGACAGAAAAAGACCAAAGATG ACTATGAGGAAGACTTTGAGGCAGATGATGAAGGGCCAGTTGAAGATGGTGATGAAGCAGAGGAAAAGCTAGCTTCTGCTGCCACTGGGGAAGAAAAAGAAACTGAGACCAGGGATGAAAATGACATAAATGAAGAGAAAAGCAACTCTGACAGCGATGACACCAATATGTCCA AGGTCAAAAGGTCATCATCTGTCTCATCTGGTCGAACATCAAGCTTGTCCAGCAATGACAATGACAACAGTGAAAGAGATATTGTGGAGGACACCAAAGAAATCACCACTGCTGATGTTCCAGAGGAGAGCTTACATGCAGAGGAAGTTCTCACCACAGCTGAGACCAAACCGGAGGAGACAGAGGCCACAGAGTCCAGCGATGTTACATTGCCTCAAGCTGCAGTGGAAGATTCTGGGACACAGGATAGTCCAGTGGATGGCATGGAGAAGAGCAACCTGGAAATGTCAGAAGACACAGACAAGAAAGAGGGAACTGAAGATGAGCAATCTGGGGAGCATGCCAAACCTGAAGATAAGCCACAAGAAAATCAACCGGAGAGAGGTGAGTGTCTGCATGAAAACTAG
- the LOC122145912 gene encoding titin homolog, with translation MQEKLAEAILKQSQCSSEPEFSDTSTEEDEGASVKIQKDGQGAEMAEITLPQPSNTQDDIPDESGPNSQEAACEERVHVEMGRLTEETNTQEPHFHTEEEVQEIDETKEGAESLDMEEKQTEERSESTNEVEQPDKREEVKTETEEAQEKVMDGDNTIAEVQDSIVQEPETHAEMLDSENTDTEVPEMKGEGSACQTENGTETGAGDTERQRDADDADQNIERRSDGQIDRDEREDLADEAGDDRSTGEMVQETDGKVDDGGSVGKVEDGEKSSEGKAEEEATEKLEVEDRLENLGMEEAVKLGEEETQGSEKENEGGHDLNAEDKENEDSTEKGKDVVNDKHYEEEAEELSSEAGIRQNDSEGGQDVSTQGNEIEYDGLNDEQNETEDGEQVRNKLTVEAEEEGQEKPNSEDDIGGETKKVKGETMEDGIQKEEEAKVEDKKIDEMAEGTDGNCVENELETGEELVEEPEKEVTVRLVRISENTLDTGNGKEEAVSDENTAQKLEVNFEVQNEGSVSQEKLNEIGSRGAPNDDIEASTKEEVDEPTGVNNDLLDGNMDNENGERQDVSLEEAEKVEEYFQEELQDKSESETTGDRAQDVLGDYEKPETDKDMKEIEKDDDNEQETENKSDAELVPSKRESQLGDEHEDQASDNQKADKQDDKEESDKELETSATTLIENVTSQITQEMVNKDTENDIVSADATAEEPNESELKGTDTELRSRDAPEVIDVDPVEPLEKKGNSVNNDGGSSVSHSLESQPVEKVKKGVKGPVLSIDSEDLAIHSTALTKAAGVDLVSNWINIHQESRYFQTFIDDEEGLILEETEERLNGEVLNATDTPTSTDIEGLDETLKSRDETATPVRKILDENAESVAESLKTETKVEAIESDAHTNHSKDSLHTSTKDERVQEAGDTRGSLVTIWSRQSNGGHTNQKDTSGQETSMPDDVINLETTATSKDIQERTPSENEQQDVSTNVDLNAKESERSNQPNMTDKTTHLFQTEEASNGETLESSECIEPHSPTITVITDLTIINKSENRIQDDTASVDFHSSQSDGSRNVDGNRKTKVIDTLSTFSLDDSRFFGPTGYPRLTTAHTENSY, from the exons ATGCAGGAGAAGTTGGCTGAGGCTATTTTGAAGCAATCTCAATGTAGTTCAGAGCCAGAGTTTAGTGATACAAGCACAGAGGAAGATGAAGGGGCCTCAGTGAAGATCCAAAAGGATGGCCAAG GAGCTGAAATGGCTGAAATCACTTTGCCTCAACCATCAAACACACAAGATGATATTCCAGATGAAAGTGGACCCAACTCACAGGAGGCTGCATGTGAGGAAAGGGTGCATGTTGAGATGGGTCGGCTTACAGAAGAGACAAATACACAGGAACCTCATTTCCACACAGAAGAAGAAGTACAAGAAATAGATGAGACTAAGGAAGGAGCGGAAAGTTTAGACATGGAGGAAAAGCAGACGGAAGAACGAAGTGAGAGTACAAATGAGGTTGAACAACCAGATAAAAGAGAGGAAGTGAAAACTGAAACTGAGGAGGCACAGGAGAAAGTTATGGATGGGGACAATACAATTGCAGAGGTACAAGATTCAATAGTACAAGAACCAGAGACACATGCTGAAATGCTAGACTCTGAAAATACAGACACTGAGGTTCCAGAGATGAAGGGAGAGGGTTCGGCATGTCAGACAGAGAATGGTACAGAAACAGGTGCAGGTGACACTGAGAGGCAGCGAGACGCTGATGACGCAGATCAGAACATAGAGAGGAGGAgtgatggacagatagacagagatgAAAGAGAAGACCTAGCAGATGAGGCTGGGGATGATAGATCAACTGGGGAAATGGTACAGGAGACAGATGGCAAGGTGGATGATGGGGGCTCTGTTGGTAAGGTGGAAGATGGAGAAAAATCTAGTGAAGGTAAGGCAGAGGAGGAAGCTACAGAAAAGCTAGAGGTTGAGGATAGACTTGAAAATCTGGGAATGGAAGAGGCAGTGAAACTTGGGGAAGAAGAGACCCAAGGTAGTGAGAAAGAAAATGAGGGTGGCCATGATTTAAATGCAGAAGATAAAGAAAATGAGGATAGTACAGAAAAAGGTAAAGATGTTGTGAATGATAAACATTATGAAGAAGAAGCTGAAGAACTGTCTAGTGAGGCTGGGATTAGACAAAATGATTCAGAGGGTGGTCAAGATGTGAGTACACAGGGTAATGAAATAGAGTATGATGGCCTGAATGATGAACAGAATGAAACAGAAGATGGAGAACAGGTTAGAAATAAACTTACTGTTGAAGCAGAGGAAGAAGGGCAAGAGAAACCAAACAGTGAGGATGATATTGGAGGAGAAACCAAAAAAGTGAAAGGCGAAACAATGGAAGATGGGATTCAGAAAGAGGAAGAAGCAAAGGTGGAGGACAAGAAGATAGATGAGATGGCAGAGGGAACAGATGGAAATTGTGTAGAGAATGAGTTAGAAACAGGTGAAGAGTTGGTAGAAGAGCCAGAGAAAGAGGTGACAGTGAGATTAGTGAGAATTAGTGAGAATACCTTagatacaggaaatggaaaagaaGAGGCAGTTTCTGATGAAAATACAGCCCAAAAACTAGAAGTCAACTTTGAGGTCCAAAATGAGGGATCTGTTTCACaggaaaaactaaatgaaattggTTCAAGGGGGGCACCCAATGATGACATAGAGGCCAGTACCAAGGAAGAAGTAGATGAACCTACTGGTGTGAATAATGACCTGCTGGATGGTAACATGGATAATGAAAATGGAGAAAGACAAGATGTCAGTCTTGAGGAGGCTGAGAAGGTAGAAGAATATTTTCAAGAGGAATTGCAAGACAAATCAGAGAGTGAGACAACTGGTGATAGGGCTCAAGATGTTTTAGGTGATTATGAAAAGCCAGAAACTGATAAAGATAtgaaagaaatagaaaaagatGATGACAACGAGCAAGAGACTGAAAACAAGTCAGATGCTGAACTTGTTCCCTCAAAAAGAGAGTCTCAATTGGGCGATGAACATGAGGACCAGGCCAGTGACAATCAAAAAGCAGACAAACAGGATGACAAAGAAGAGTCTGATAAAGAATTGGAAACATCTGCAACAACACTCATAGAAAATGTAACCTCTCAGATAACCCAGGAGATGGTCAATAAGGATACAGAAAATGACATTGTCTCGGCAGATGCCACAGCAGAAGAACCAAATGAGTCAGAACTGAAAGGTACTGACACTGAATTGAGAAGTAGAGATGCTCCTGAAGTAATTGATGTTGATCCAGTGGAACCTCTGGAAAAGAAAGGAAATTCTGTAAATAATGATGGTGGCTCATCGGTTTCCCATTCACTGGAATCACAGCCTGTGGAGAAAGTCAAAAAAGGGGTTAAAGGTCCAGTTCTGAGCATCGATTCAGAGGATCTTGCCATTCATTCAACAGCTTTAACTAAAGCAGCTGGGGTGGATCTAGTAAGTAACTGGATCAACATACACCAGGAATCAAGGTATTTTCAGACATTCATCGATGATGAAGAGGGTCTCATCTTGGAAGAAACCGAGGAGAGGCTAAATGGTGAAGTATTAAATGCTACAGATACACCAACAAGTACTGATATTGAGGGCCTTGATGAAACACTCAAGAGTAGAGATGAAACTGCAACTCCTGTAAGGAAAATTCTCGATGAGAATGCAGAGTCTGTGGCTGAAAGCTTGAAAACAGAGACAAAAGTTGAAGCCATAGAATCAGATGCTCACACTAATCACTCTAAAGACAGCTTACATACCTCAACCAAAGATGAAAGAGTCCAGGAGGCTGGAGATACTAGAGGTTCTTTGGTCACTATTTGGTCAAGACAGAGTAATGGTGGACACACCAATCAAAAAGACACTTCTGGACAGGAAACTTCAATGCCAGATGATGTCATAAACCTAGAGACAACAGCAACATCTAAAGACATTCAAGAGCGAACACCATCTGAAAATGAACAACAGGATGTATCTACAAATGTCGACCTGAATGCAAAAGAGTCAGAAAGAAGTAATCAACCAAATATGACTGATAAAACCACACATTTATTCCAAACAGAGGAAGCAAGTAACGGAGAGACCCTGGAAAGTTCGGAATGTATTGAGCCTCACAGTCCGACAATCACAGTAATTACAGACCTCACAATCATCAATAAATCAGAAAACAGGATCCAAGACGACACTGCAAGTGTAGACTTTCATTCTAGCCAGTCAGATGGAAGCAGGAACGTGGAcggaaacaggaaaacaaaagtaATTGACACTTTAAGCACGTTTTCATTGGACGACTCAAGGTTTTTTGGGCCCACAGGATATCCCAGATTAACGACTGCTCACACAGAGAACAGTTATTAG